In the genome of Metabacillus litoralis, the window CCACACTTAACAAAAATTGGGTTTTATTATTCATCAGAGGCAGAACGAATAAAAAAGCAACTCGTTGAACAAATAACAGAAAATCTATTATCCGAACAAAGAGATGGTTATTTTCGAGAGGATATTGATATGAAAACAGTAAGTGAAAGTTTGGTAGGATCTATTGAACGTCTTACTCTTACCTATTTATTTACTGATCAGAAAGAACCTGTTCAGCTTGCTAAGGAAATTGTTCATCTATATTTAAATGGACTTAAGGTGTAAAATTCATTGCTATTTGAAAGGTTCTGTACTTACCTTTCTGATCATAATTAATTGGAGTTGATCATAATGAAGGTTTATGAAGAAACGAAAATGGAAGAGTTAGATCAAGAGTGGGTTGAACTCATTTCCAAAGCTAGAGAAATGGGCCTTAGTACAGAAGAGATTCGTGAGTTTTTAAGTTCAAAGCAGTAATAGCTAGCATATGTAACTTATCTTTAAATTACCATACCTATTGTAACTAACGCGATGTACAAATTCTGCATCGTTTTTTTTATTGTGTAACTTTTTTGTGAAACAAGAAAATTCGGGGAGTGACAGGCACCCCCCAACAAAGTCTACTGCACTAACTCGTCTACTGATTGTTTCTCGTGAATTCGTTTAATTGCTTCACCGATTAGTGGAGCAACAGAGAGTTCAACGATTTTGTCTATTCTTTTGGATTCTGGAAGTGTAATTGAATCTGTAATAATGAGTTCTTTGATGTTTGAATTTTGAATACGTTCAATTGCCGGTCCTGATAAAACTGGATGTGTACAACATGCATACACTTCTTTTGCGCCATTTTCTGTCAGGGCGTTTGCAGCTAACGTAATGGTCCCAGCTGTGTCAATAATATCGTCGATAAGAATCGCAGTTTTTCCTTCGATGTTTCCAACAATATTCATCACTTCTACAACATTAGGTCTTGGACGTCTTTTATCAATAATGGCAATAGGAGCTTTTAGACGATCGGCCAATTTACGAGCACGTGTTACACCACCATGATCTGGTGAAACGATCACAAGATCCTCTAAATTCTTATCTTGGAAATACTGAGAAAGAATTGGAACTCCTAAAAGGTGGTCAATCGGAATGTCAAAGAACCCTTGAATTTGTGGTGCATGTAAGTCTAGAGCAATCACACGTGTTGAACCTGCTGTTTGAAGTAGGTTTGCAACAAGTTTAGCTGTAATTGGTTCCCTTGCTCTTGCTTTACGATCTTGTCTTGCATATCCATAGTATGGAATAACTAAGTTGATTGTATTTGCTGAAGCACGCTTAAGGGCATCTACCATAATAAGCAGCTCCATTAAATGTTCGTTAACTGGATCACTGATTGATTGAATGATATAAACATCACAACCACGGATACTTTCTTCAATATTTATCTGGATTTCTCCGTCACTAAAGCGAGTAACAGAACACTTTCCTAATTCGACTCCAAGGATATCACTAATTCTTTTTGATAGAGAAGGATCAGAGTTTAGTGAAAAGATTTTCAAATTAGGATCTTCATAGTGATTAAACATGTTAATGAGTAAACCTCCAATAGCCATTCTTAATTTTAAGTTAGTTTCCAATTTACTATTTTACACTAAATTTACCTAACATTAATAATTATTTATTAAAAAAAGCAGAGAATTTAATTAGAAAATCTTTGCTTTTCATCATGTTCTATTGAAGTGAACCAATTACTCTATTTTTAGAACACCGCTAACATCATTCCATTCCGCTACTTTAGCTTCTTTAAACCTTATCTTTGAGTACTTATATAACCATTCTTCTCCTGTAATTGAATCAGGTGTACCCATAAACATCTGGACTAATAATACCCCACTTTACCTTAGCTTGGTATTTGCAACAATGAAGAGACATTCCTATTTTAAAGAGAGTAAAAAAGACACATTCTTTTTGAAAAATATGTCTTCTTAAAAAAATATCCTGTATCTATTATGATGGAAAATCTTCCGCTGCAATATAAGCTTCTTTTATAATTTTAAAATGATGTAGCTCATGTCCTGCTAAAATAAAAACAAGTGCACGTGCTGTTACCTCAGAATCTAGTGCGGTACCTTTTCTTTCTAAATCCTCTAAGGTTAGTGTTTTGATAAATTGTAAAGTGCTTTGCCGAACAGCAGCAAAATCCTCTAGTAACTCTTTTACAGATCGTCTATTAAAGTCAGCGTTTTTAATGTAGGCATCTTTATCATAGATATGAAGAGACATAGCTTCCCCTCTCGCGATACAAAGAAGCGCAAAACTTAAAACACGCTCAGTATCTGAGAGATGCCCAATCACTTCCTTTATACTCCATTTGTTAGGCGCGTATTTATATAACCCTTGTGCTTCGGAAAGGTCCTTAAGTAAGTTGATTGTTTCGTTATTTTGTTGTTGTAATGATGCGAAAATGTCATCTTCAGGCACTAAGTCTACGTATTTTGCAAAGTACGTGTTATATTCATCTACAGTTGGTTTTTTGATCATATCATCTCATCCTTTCATCTGTATTTAGTTCATATTCGATGAAAAATAGCGGATTCCTTCTTTTGGAAGTTTTGTCGAAAAACTAATATTTTGTTGAAAACATCAAATAAAAGAACAAAACTAGCAAATATATTTATCAAATCTTCAAATAAAATCACAAAATTGGCGAATATATATGTAATAACTCCCAATATATATGACAAGGCACAACGAAATGTTGTGCCTGTGCACCTTATAAGCAACGCCCACTAATTTTCCTTACAATTTCCTCTTTAAAATCGTTAATAGATATACCTTCCGACTGATGATCTCCATATTTTCGGACATTCACTGTTCCATTTGCCATTTCTTGATCTCCTAAGACAAGCATATATGGAGTTTTCTTCATCTGAGCCTCCCTGATTTTGTACCCAAGTTTTTCATTGCTAGAATCAAGTTTTACTCGGACCCCCGCTTTCTTCAGCTCCGATTGAATTTGTAAGCAATAATCCATGTGTACATGTGAGACAGGAATGATTTCTACTTGTATTGGTGAGAGCCATACAGGGAATGCACCTGCAAAATGCTCAATTAATATCCCTAAGAAGCGATCGATTGATCCGAATATAGCGCGATGAATCACAACAGGACGCACTTTTTCGTTGTTTTGATTAATATAAGAAAGATCAAACTTTTCCGGCATTTGAAAATCTAGTTGAATTGTTGCACATTGATGACTTCTTTTTAAAGCATCCTTAATATGAAAATCAATTTTAGGTCCGTAAAATGCGCCATCACCCTCGTTAAGATGATAATCGACCTCCAAATCTTGAAGAACATTTTTTAAAGCTGCCTCGGAAACCTCCCATAGCTTATCATCTCCTAAAGAATCTTCTGGTCTAGTGGAGAGCTCAACAGAATACTCAAATCCAAAAGTACGATAAACCCTATCAATTAATTGAAACACCTGCTTTATCTCATCCTGAATCTGATCATCACGAACAAAAAGATGAGCATCATCTTGACAAAATGTACGAACCCGAAGAAGTCCATTTAATGCACCGCTGAACTCATGGCGATGAACTTGACCGAATTCAGCCATTCGAATCGGTAAATCTCGATATGAGTAAAGATTATTTTTGAAAATAAGCATATGACCAGGGCAATTCATTGGTTTTAAGGCAAATTTAGTTGAATCAACCTCCGAAAAATACATATTTTCATGATAATGATCCCAGTGACCTGATTTTTCCCATAGTTGTTGATTCATCATAAAAGGAGTACGAACCTCGTCATAGTAGGCTTCATTCTGAAGTTCTCGCGAAAACCTTTCTAGTTCATTTCGAATGATCTGGCCATTTCGTAAATAAAACGGCATTCCAGGAGCTTCCTCTGAGAACATAAACAGCTCTAGTTGTTTTCCTAGCTTTCGATGATCTCGTTTTGCTGCTTCTTCTAAGTAATAGAGATAATCTTTTAAGTCATTTTTCTTTTTAAATGCCACACCATAAACTCGCTGAAGCACATCATTTTCGCTATCTCCTCTCCAGTAAGCACCGGATACACGAGTTAAATGAAATGCTTTTATAAAACCAGTTGATGGAAGATGTGGACCTCGACAAAGATCAATGAATTCACCTTGTTGGTATAGTGACAGCTTTTCATTTTTCGGAATATCTTTTAAAATCTCTAATTTGTAGCTCTCACCTTTTTCTGAAAAAAGCTTTTCCGCTTCATCATAAGAAACTTCGATTCGTTTAATCTCTAGGTTTTCTTTGATGATGTTTTCCATCTCTTTTTCAATCTTTTCTAAATCATTTGATGTTAAGCTAAGCTCCTCCAGATTCATATCATAATAAAAACCATCTTCAATCACTGGACCAATCCCTAATTTCACAGCTCCATATATTCTTTTCACCGCTTGAGCTAATACATGGGCTGTTGAGTGCCTTAGAATTTGCAAACCTTCTTCAGAATCAAGAGTTACAATAGAAACCTTTGCATCTTGTTCAAGCTTGTAGCTGTGATCAACCAAATGACCATTCACTTTCCCTGCTACCGCATTCTTTTTCAAACTAGGGCTAATTGATTCAGCCAGCATACTAACTGAGATCCCTTTTTGATATTCTTTTATGTTCCCATCTGGTAATTCAATTTTTACTACATTCATTTGACAAAACACTCCTTTACTATAATAAAAAGCACACTCATCCCTAGATAAGGGACGAGTGTGCTTAATAACCCGTGGTTCCACCCAATTTCCCATAAGCAATTAAACTTATGGCTTTGGTGCTGTAACGTAGCATGGACGATATCAGATACTGCTTTTCCCTGATATAGCTCAGAGGTGGTAAATGATTTTCCTAAGTTAGGAAGGTCACAGCATTTCCTTCCCTCTCTGGAAACCGTAAAAATCATTCATGTCCTCGTCACTGCTTTTTTCTATTTTAAAAAAAAAACGCACTCATCCCTACTAACAAGGGACGAGTGCGTTTTGCTCGTGGTTCCACCCAATTTCCCATAAGCAAAAAACACTTATGGCTTTGGAGCTGTAACGTAGCCTAGACGATATCAGATACTTATGTTCCCTGATATAGCTCAAAGGTGGTAAATGATCTTCCTAAGTTAGGGAGTCGCAGCATATCTCCCCTCTCTGAAAACCGTAAATATCATTCATGTCCTTTTCATAGCATTGTATATTTGTGAAAAATAAAAAACACACCCATCCCTATACAAGGGACGAGTGTGTTATAACCCGTGGTTCCACCCAATTTCCCACAAGCAATAAACTTATGGCTTTGGTGCTGTAACGTAGCATATACGGCATTGGATACTATTTTCCCCAATACAGCTCAAAGGTGGTAAACTACTTTACTGCGTTAGGAAGCTCTCAGCATATCTTCCCTCTCTGGAAACCGTTTAAAGTAACTCATGTCCTTATCATTGCGTTCAAAAGTAAAATTCGTATTTGATTGATTTTGATACTACAATAAAATGGAAAGAAATGCAATAACTTATTTTTAATTTTTTGCTAGTTAAAATTAGGTCTAGAATAGATCTTGACGGTCAAAAAACAATCCTGTTATTCTAGGTCCATTGCTTGACAACTACATATTACAAGTTTATAGCGGAGGTTTTCTTTTGAAAGATCTATTTAATAGCTTGTCTTCTAGACAAATCAGCTTTTATACTCTTTTACTATTTTTCTTTATTGTGTCAGTATTTTTTGTCCACAATAACTACTCTTTTTATGATCGACCTATTGCTAAAATTACGGAAACCCGTTTAGTCGAAGCAACAGAGACAGTCGATCTTCACGAAAATGTGGATAAGCTTTTTACTCAGGATATAGAAGCAGTGATTAAAAACGGAGAACATAAAGGAGAAGGAATTTCCTTAACAAATGAGTATTCATTATCAGGAGCGTTTGATTCACAATACGAAGCTGGGGATGAATTGTTTGTTTCGATTGATACAGAGGAAAGCGCAACTTTAACCGGAACGATAAAAGATGTAAAGCGTGATAAATATGTTGTGATCATAGCCTGGGTTTTCATCTTTACTCTGCTTATTGTCGGGAAAAAACAAGGGCTTTTTTCGATCATTAGTTTGGCGGTCAACGCCGTTTTGTTATCGTATGCATTGGATGTGTATATGCATACATCAGGAATTAGTTTGCTAGTCGTTTGCGGCATAAGTGCGATTCTGTTTACAATCATTTCTTTACTACTCGTGAATGGCTTTAACGGTAAAACATATGCAGCTATTATTTCAACCATACTTGGAACGTTTATTTCTCTTTTGATTGCGATTATTGTCATGTGGCTAACAGCTGAAGAAGGTCTTCGATATGAAGAAATGCAATTTTTAACTCGACCTCCTCAAACCGTTTTTATAGCAGGAGTATTAATTGGATCATTAGGAGCGGTTATGGATGTTGCCATTACCATGTCTTCATCTGTATATGGTTTGTATGAAGAAAATAATCACATCTCGATAGGAGCACTAAAAAAGTCAGGAATGGATATCGGAAAAGATATTATGGGGACAATGACAAATATTTTGTTTTTCGCCTATGTAAGCGGTGCGATTCCTATGTTAATTTTATTTTTTAAAAACTCATCACCATTGTCGTATACCTTATCTATTAATCTTTCTTTGGAATTAGCTCGAGCTCTAGCTGGTGGAATTGGTATTGTTTTAACGATTCCGATCGGTCTCTATACTTCTATATTGTTCATTAACCGAAAGAAGAGGATAAGATCATGAATGTATTAGTTTGTTTAGCCGCTATATTATTTTTATTAATGATTCTTATAGGTGGAAAAAAAGGGGCCCGTTCTTTTATAGCTTTATTTTTAAATTTTAGTGTGCTCTTTTTAGCTACTCTTTTTATGACAGATCCAAATGCAGATCCTATATTATTAACATTAATCGCTAGTACAATCATTAGTTGCATTACCCTGTTTTTTATCAATGAAGTTAACAAGAAAACGAAAACAGCTTTTCTTTCAACAATCATTACGTTAGCTACTCTTCTGTTTTTTATTATCATCGTGACAGAACATACTATGACACAAGGCTTTGGTGAAGAAGAAATCGAGGAGCTTAGTATCTTTTCTATGTATATTGGAGTAGACTTTGTGAAAATCGGTGCATCCATGATCATCATGAGTACAATTGGTGCTATAACTGATGTTGCAATTTCGATTTCGTCTCCCATGCGTGAAATTTTACTTCATAATCCAAACATTAGTAGAAGCTCATTGTATAAATTTGGACTAAGCATTGGGAGAGACATTCTAGGAACAAACACAAACACATTATTTTTTGCTTTTTTTGGAGGATATTTAGGGTTACTTATATGGTTTAAAGATTTAAATTATTCTTTCGGGGAAATTGTTAATTCAAAGGTATTTAGCGCAGAGATGATTACCATTCTTTGTGCAGGAATTGGAATTGCCTTAATTATTCCAATCACATCATGGATTACTGCTTATTTTTATATTAAATCAAGGGATCAATAGGCGAAATAATCAAAACTATAAGACAACCAGCTAAACAATTACCATATTTTCGACATTGTTCGACAAAATGTTTTAGACTATAATAAGGTTAAGACATTAGTGTTACCTTTCGAGATTTTATATCTCTGTTATAAAAAATGCCCTTCCTTTTGGATGGGCATTTTCTATATTCTCTCATACACATGATAATAATAAGTATACGGGTTTTGGTCATCCTTTATCCCTTTTTCAACAGATACTTCCTTCCATTCCTTTTCATTTACTTCCGGAAAAAATGTATCACCTTCAAAGGAATGATGGATTTTAGTGATATACATTTTCTCCACATAAGGTAAAAACAGTTTATAAATCTGTTCTCCCCCAAAAATAAATAGTTCTTTTTCTTGTTTACATAATTCAAAAACTTCTTCTATGGAATGAACAATCTCACAGCCTTCAAAAGAAAAGTCTTTGTCTCTAGTTAAAATAATATTTCTTCTATGAGGTAAAGCTCTACCGATTGACTCAAAGTTTTTTCTGCCTAATATAATCGAATGCCCTTTTGTTACATTTTTCACATATTCCCAGTCTCGTGGAATTCTCCAAGGAATGTCATTTTTATAGCCGATCACTCTATTCTGATCCATCGCGACGATTAAAGAAACTTTCAAAGCTTACCCTCCTATTTTATTTCGAATGTCACATTTAATGTCTTTATAACTTTGGAAACTTGTAAGTCATCCTTCATATCATCTAGGGAGTGCCATTTAACTTCTGAGAGTGTTTGTTTCTTACCAGCTTCGGGATCAAAACCAAGAGAAGGTATACGATCATTTACTGTACGAACTAAGTAACATCTTTCCTCTCCGTGACTATAGGTGCCGACAAATAAACATCTCTCTATTTCTACATCCAAATTCACTTCTTCTTTTACCTCACGAATGACCGCTTCCTCAAACGTTTCCCCTTCTTCTACTCCACCTCCAGGTAATGTCCAAAACGTTTTATCGGGATAAACCTCTTTAACCATTAAAATGTGGTCATCCTTTATAATAGCTGCACATGATCTTTTTCTATTCATTGTTTTCACCTCTAGATTTTCTTTCTTAATTCTATAAGGTATAAAGATAAATTTGATATTTTTGGCATTTATTTTATTTAACATGAAATTCACTAGAAAATTCAAGAAATATAAAGTAGGATAAACATATCAAACGTTACGAGAATTAGTACAGATAAGGTTACGGAGAGTGAAATAGAATTGAAAACATTAACAGTTGAAAATTTAGTCAAACAATTTTCATTAAAAGTCTTAACTGGAGTTCACAACTTACAGCAACCTATTTCCCAACCAAGATCACACCGCCCAGGCTTGGAGTTTGTTGGTCATTTTGACTTTTTTCCAACTGAACGTGTTCAAATTCTTGGAAGAAAAGAGATTAACTATTTGCATAAGCTAAGCATAGAGGAACGTCAAATGCGAATTGGTAATATTGTTAAATACCATCCACCCTGTTTTATTGTAACAGCTCGACCAGAAGGCTTAACATATTTGACTCAATATTGCATTGAAGAAAACATCCCCTTGTTATGCACAAACGAGCCAGAAACGACTTCAGAATTTATGATGAAGCTTGATTCATACATGGTAAAAGCACTTGCCGAGGAAATTGCCGTACACGGCGTATGCGTGAATGTATATGGAATGGGCATTTTAATCCGTGGTAAATCAGGTGTTGGGAAAAGTGAAACAGCACACACGTTGATCGGTAAAGGTCATCGACTTGTAGCTGATGATATTGTTGTCTTAAAAAAGCTTAGTCCCCGAACCATTCTAGGAACTCATGATGAAAAGACAAAGGAATTTCTCTCATTACGTAGCATCGGGCTCTTAAATGTTGTTCGCTTATACGGTAGAAAGGCATTTCAAGATGAAACTCGAATCGCACTTGATATTGAATTGAAAAAATGGGAAAAAAATTCACTTAATAATGAATTAGAGCATGAACAGACTTTTACTGATTATATGGGTGTTAAAGTTCCACACGTTGAAATCCAGCTTCAGCCAGGTCGGGATGTAGCAGGATTAATTGAGGCTGCTGCAAACAATTGGCTCTTAAAGCAACAAGGGTACAGTGCAGCTGAAGAATTTATGAAACGTTTAGAATCAGAATTTAATTGAATTGTATAAAAAAGGTAGGCACAAACTAGTAAAAGTAGTTTGTGCCTACCTTTTACTTTTATAGATTTAGATTGTGAATCGATGTTTTTAATGTCTCCAAAGGATTCATAATCTTTGTCGAGGTCTTATTCTCAACCTGCTCTGCGGCCTCAACCATGGATAATTGAGCAACAGATAGTACTCTATTGTTTTCACTTAGTTGCTCTAAACCCTCAACTATTTTTTGATGATATTCTTCTTTTAAACCATTCATAATCAAGTTAAATGAGTTTTCAATCACTGCAACTTCTATATCAATTGATTTTTGATGAGCTGTAGCATATTGATAAAGTCTTGACATTGTTCCTTCAACAGTTGCTGGATTTGAGAAAACAATCGTTTGTGGTTCTTTCATCTGACAAAGAGATTCAAAAAATGGTTCATCAATCTTAATAACTGGAACTGTTGTTGTTAATACCGCTTCCTCAAGAAGAGCTATGTAGTTTGTACATGTTATTAAGATCGCATCCACCTGACAGTTCGCAACCCATTCAATTTGCTCCCTCACCTTAGCTTGAGCATCTGCTCTTGATAAGGAATGACCAGCTTGTATACAGTGCATTAATCCGGGGTCAACAAAATGAAGAAACTCTAGATCAGAAGGTGAAAATACTTTTTCAAGATAATTTATATTTGAATAATGCGCGTGTATACAGCCAATTTTTTTCACAACGATTCTCCCTTTGATTCTATGAATTTTTTGTTGCTTTTAACAATAGGGCTTCTCCGAGAAATGATTCAACTTTATTATGTTGAATGGTTATACGAAATTTATTTTTCACCTTTTGCTTACAATTTATAATATATTCATTTAGTGCTTCTTTATTGTCCTGTGACATTTTCATTCGATCACACCAACTGTCAAATTCAAATTTTTTCTCAAATCGGAATAATTCTTGTATTTCAAAACCTTCTTGTTCTAACATATTTATCCACTCTGTTTTCTTCCACGCACGAAAATGACTATAATCTCTTATTTTTTCAATCTTATTATAAAAGTGATCATATTCATTCCCTTCAGGTGCAACATTGTCATCAAGAAGGAACTTACCGTTAGCTTTTAAAACCCGGTGAACTTCACTAACAAACTGTTGGACGTTTGGGAAGTGGTGTGGAGCAATACGGCAAGTAACCAGATCGAATGAATGATCTTGAAAAGGAAGCTTTTCTGCATCACCTTCAACAAAGACAACATTTGAATAACCATTTCCCTTGATAAACGTTTCAGCAGCCGTTAGCATTTCAGGTGTTAAATCCACAGCTGTTACTTTGTGGACAAGAGGCGCAAAAGCGTTTGCTGTATGTCCTCCTCCAGTTGCGACATCAAGGACATGTTCAACCCCTGTCACACGAGCTATTTCCACTAATTTTTGTAAATCTGCTCCCTTGCGATGACCACTACTTTTTACATACTCATCAGCACTTCGCCCAAATTGCTTTTGAACATCTTTTTTAATATCCATTCCGTCTCCCCCATTCATTTGTCAGTAAGTTTATATCTCTACTTTTATTATAATAAAAAAGGTAGATAAGAAAATGTTGATTGTTTTATGAAATGCAATAAGGGTAACTTATAGATTGGGAAAGAATGAAGCTAAAATAGGCTGTATTTTCCTCACAATAGAACATACTAACAACAAAAGGAGTGATAAAAATGACAAACAATCCAAATAAAGGCTCATTGTCTGCAGGATATGCTGCAGACAAATCTCAGGCACAAAACTACAACGAGGAAATTAGCATGGAGATCTTAGCAAAACAAGCTCTTGATCAAACAATCAAAGAAGGCGGTGCCTTCGCACGAGAAAATTCTGATCAATTTAAACAATAAGGAAGCGGTTATTTTAAGGGTGCCTTTCTTGTGGGTTTCTTGGCGAAGGAACTGGCACCTATATCCTCTTAGTTGGCTGGTGGGATCGTTACATGTCTCGATATGCTTTGTATCGAGACAGTTTGTTGGTGGGAGAGTTAATTTGTGTCCCGATTGAGCGGGTATTGAGACAGAAATCAGTTGCAAGGGCTAAGTTGTGTCCCGATAAAGCGAGTATCGAGACAGAAATCTGGTGTAAGAGCAAAGATGTGTCTCGATTAAGCGTGTATCGAGACATAAATCAGCTGTAAGAGTTAATATGTGTCCCGGTAAAGCGAGAATCGAGACATAAATCAGCTGCAAGAGCCAAACTTGTGTCCCGATAAAGCGTGTATCGAGACATAAATCAGCAGTAAGAGCAAAGATGTGTCCCGATTAGGCCAGAATCGAGACAGAAATCAGCTGTAAGAGTTAATATGTGTCCCGATAAAGCAAGAATCGAGACAGAAATCAGCAGTAAGAGCAAAGATGTGTCCCGATTAGGCCAGAATCGAGACATAAATCAGCTATAAGAGCAAAGATGTGTCCCGATAAAGCGTGTATCGAGACATAAATCAGCAGAAAGAGCAAAGATGTGTCCCGATTAGGCCAGAATCGAGACAGAAATCAGCAGAAAGAGCAAAGATGTGTCCCGATAAAGCGTGTATCGAGACATAAATCAGCTGTAAGAGCAAAGATGTGTCCCAATAAAGCGTGTATCGAGACAGAAATCAGCAGAAAGAGCAAAGATGTGTCTCGATAAAGCGTGTATCGAGACAGAAATCAGCTGTAGGAGTTAATATGTGTCCCGATAAAGCGAGAATCGAGACAGAAATCAGCAGAAAGAGCAAAGATGTGTCCAGATAACGCGGGTATCGAGACAAAAATCAGCTGCAAGGGCTAAGTTGTGTCCCGATAAAGCGAGAATCGAGACAAAAATCAGCAGAAAGAGCAAAGATGTGTCCAGATAACGCGGTAATCGAGACAAAAATCAGCAGAAAGAGCAAAGATGTGTCCAGATAACGCGGGTATCGAGACAAAAATCAGCTGTAAAAGCAATTTTGCGTCCCGATAAAGCGAGAATTGAGACAAAAATCAGCTGCAAACGCAAACTTGTGTCCCCCATTAACTCAAAATCGAGACAAAAGTTCTGCTCTGTACCCCATTTCAGCAAACTAAGCCAATCAACCCCCTAACTCCTGGTCCGTGCCGGTTACAACTAATCCCTCAAAGCTTCCTTCAAAACACCTATCGCATTTATTACTTCTTCCATATTTCGCTTACTATTCATATTGTTCCTAGCATGAAGAAGAACCGGTCTAACCGACTCGACAGAACTCATAGCGTGGAACCATCCATGTGTGAAAATGGTGAGTTGTATCTTCGTTATAAAAATAATAAACATGCTCTATTCCTAATGTTTCTCTTTGAGCCTTTCTGATTTTGGATAAAACAGTGATATAATCGATTCTTTCTTCCTCGGTTAATTCATCTAAGCACTTAATATGTCGCTTAGATGCCAAAATGACTAATCCTTTTATCGGGTAGGCAACATCTTGATGTGCATGAAAGAATTCTGTTTCAATCACAATACCGCCCTCAGGCTCAATTAATCCACTTGTTAAGGCACAACTTAAGCATTCAACTTCTACGGTGTTTCCGTTGGATAGAGTTATTTTTCTCATTGTGTTCTCCCTCTAAGTTAAATGATCTTCTATGTACATACCACAAGTAAATATATAACAAGCCTCCCATTAAATAAACATCTTTTTCGAAAATCATTCCTCCCAAAAATACAAACATAAGCCCCCTCTTTTCTTATCCAAACAAAACAATATCATTGAAAGAACAAACTAAATCTGGTACGATTTAATCGCACACGATTTATATATACGAGGAGGAAATCAAGATGAACACAGTATTTGATTTCACAGTTAAAAAACCAAACGGTGACACAAAATCTTTAAGTGATTATGAAGGAAAACCTTTACTT includes:
- a CDS encoding anti-repressor SinI family protein; this encodes MKVYEETKMEELDQEWVELISKAREMGLSTEEIREFLSSKQ
- a CDS encoding ribose-phosphate diphosphokinase, which codes for MFNHYEDPNLKIFSLNSDPSLSKRISDILGVELGKCSVTRFSDGEIQINIEESIRGCDVYIIQSISDPVNEHLMELLIMVDALKRASANTINLVIPYYGYARQDRKARAREPITAKLVANLLQTAGSTRVIALDLHAPQIQGFFDIPIDHLLGVPILSQYFQDKNLEDLVIVSPDHGGVTRARKLADRLKAPIAIIDKRRPRPNVVEVMNIVGNIEGKTAILIDDIIDTAGTITLAANALTENGAKEVYACCTHPVLSGPAIERIQNSNIKELIITDSITLPESKRIDKIVELSVAPLIGEAIKRIHEKQSVDELVQ
- a CDS encoding DinB family protein, producing MIKKPTVDEYNTYFAKYVDLVPEDDIFASLQQQNNETINLLKDLSEAQGLYKYAPNKWSIKEVIGHLSDTERVLSFALLCIARGEAMSLHIYDKDAYIKNADFNRRSVKELLEDFAAVRQSTLQFIKTLTLEDLERKGTALDSEVTARALVFILAGHELHHFKIIKEAYIAAEDFPS
- the thrS gene encoding threonine--tRNA ligase, whose product is MNVVKIELPDGNIKEYQKGISVSMLAESISPSLKKNAVAGKVNGHLVDHSYKLEQDAKVSIVTLDSEEGLQILRHSTAHVLAQAVKRIYGAVKLGIGPVIEDGFYYDMNLEELSLTSNDLEKIEKEMENIIKENLEIKRIEVSYDEAEKLFSEKGESYKLEILKDIPKNEKLSLYQQGEFIDLCRGPHLPSTGFIKAFHLTRVSGAYWRGDSENDVLQRVYGVAFKKKNDLKDYLYYLEEAAKRDHRKLGKQLELFMFSEEAPGMPFYLRNGQIIRNELERFSRELQNEAYYDEVRTPFMMNQQLWEKSGHWDHYHENMYFSEVDSTKFALKPMNCPGHMLIFKNNLYSYRDLPIRMAEFGQVHRHEFSGALNGLLRVRTFCQDDAHLFVRDDQIQDEIKQVFQLIDRVYRTFGFEYSVELSTRPEDSLGDDKLWEVSEAALKNVLQDLEVDYHLNEGDGAFYGPKIDFHIKDALKRSHQCATIQLDFQMPEKFDLSYINQNNEKVRPVVIHRAIFGSIDRFLGILIEHFAGAFPVWLSPIQVEIIPVSHVHMDYCLQIQSELKKAGVRVKLDSSNEKLGYKIREAQMKKTPYMLVLGDQEMANGTVNVRKYGDHQSEGISINDFKEEIVRKISGRCL
- a CDS encoding YibE/F family protein; the protein is MKDLFNSLSSRQISFYTLLLFFFIVSVFFVHNNYSFYDRPIAKITETRLVEATETVDLHENVDKLFTQDIEAVIKNGEHKGEGISLTNEYSLSGAFDSQYEAGDELFVSIDTEESATLTGTIKDVKRDKYVVIIAWVFIFTLLIVGKKQGLFSIISLAVNAVLLSYALDVYMHTSGISLLVVCGISAILFTIISLLLVNGFNGKTYAAIISTILGTFISLLIAIIVMWLTAEEGLRYEEMQFLTRPPQTVFIAGVLIGSLGAVMDVAITMSSSVYGLYEENNHISIGALKKSGMDIGKDIMGTMTNILFFAYVSGAIPMLILFFKNSSPLSYTLSINLSLELARALAGGIGIVLTIPIGLYTSILFINRKKRIRS
- a CDS encoding YibE/F family protein, which encodes MNVLVCLAAILFLLMILIGGKKGARSFIALFLNFSVLFLATLFMTDPNADPILLTLIASTIISCITLFFINEVNKKTKTAFLSTIITLATLLFFIIIVTEHTMTQGFGEEEIEELSIFSMYIGVDFVKIGASMIIMSTIGAITDVAISISSPMREILLHNPNISRSSLYKFGLSIGRDILGTNTNTLFFAFFGGYLGLLIWFKDLNYSFGEIVNSKVFSAEMITILCAGIGIALIIPITSWITAYFYIKSRDQ
- the dfr gene encoding DfrD/DfrG/DfrK family trimethoprim-resistant dihydrofolate reductase, with the protein product MKVSLIVAMDQNRVIGYKNDIPWRIPRDWEYVKNVTKGHSIILGRKNFESIGRALPHRRNIILTRDKDFSFEGCEIVHSIEEVFELCKQEKELFIFGGEQIYKLFLPYVEKMYITKIHHSFEGDTFFPEVNEKEWKEVSVEKGIKDDQNPYTYYYHVYERI
- a CDS encoding NUDIX domain-containing protein, encoding MNRKRSCAAIIKDDHILMVKEVYPDKTFWTLPGGGVEEGETFEEAVIREVKEEVNLDVEIERCLFVGTYSHGEERCYLVRTVNDRIPSLGFDPEAGKKQTLSEVKWHSLDDMKDDLQVSKVIKTLNVTFEIK